The Elaeis guineensis isolate ETL-2024a chromosome 14, EG11, whole genome shotgun sequence genomic sequence atttaaaaattcatgaaaaaaaaatgccAACAAGCTATCATCTCAGGggaaaaaaatcagagaataaaCAAATATATCTGGCCCAAAGTATCTCTTTAAAAACATTTGGAAATTAGAGAAAACTAGACTAAGCAAAACAGCATGAAGGACATTTAAGAAGATTCTTATGTGacctttttttttatctaaattatatGTCTTATAGACTACTTTTTTCATTAAAACTGCAGTCGTTACACAGTTCAGCATGACCTCTTTAAGCTCGTGGTAGAAGAAAACTAACCTCATATATCTCCCTTGTTTTTGGAACACCAAAAAATGCGGCAGCTCGAGCAATGTAAATTTCATACATGTTCAATTTTTCACTATTAGGGACAGCCTTCACAGCTTGATCATAAACTTTCATTGCGCGCTTTGCAAGCCCATAATCTTCCTCCAGTTTTGCATATTGCAGATAAAGGGGCTTCACATCTTCTGCAGGTGCCTGATGAAAGATCACAAACAAAGTCACAAGTCAGCCTCAAGAACCTAGTTATATACACCAGATAGCTAACACAGTATTCCAAAAGCAGAATAATTATGCATGCATGTAACCCATACACACAAACAAACACCACATGCAGTCACACATAAGCACAATCCTTTGAAGTGACTGGACATGACTACAAGCCACAGTGACCAATAAATCACaccaaataataaataaatacatgTAGACATATGTATTGTCAAACAACtagcccttttttttttcaattcaatgtaGGAGAGAAGGAGAACTATCAAATACCATATCATGTTGCAAGAAAACTAAATCCAAAAAATGCAAGGGGGGAACTAACTAGATACTTCCTAATCCCCAAATCTCCATCCTTTTTTAAAAGGCATGTGTAAGACAAGAATTTCAAAATTTCCTAAGACAGAGAATGGAATGCTCTTGTAACAGCTTCACTACACCATCAGAAAACAGAACAGATTATGAGCAAATGAGTAAATAAATGTAATTCTTGCAGCACAAACGTCAAAATGGAAGGTATATAAAGCAAACAAAAAAAGTGAGcccagaagaaaatatttttctcataaaCATTTTAATCACTTCcatgatcagccatttgatcttgTTAGGCATTCACCTGTGAAGAGACAATATTATCAATTGCAGCAGCCATGAATAAAATTCAATAATTAGCAGGTGATGTGAGGTCACTAAAGCAGACATGTCGATATTTTTGGATAATTAAGTCAAAAACATGATCACATATGCAAGCAAAAAGGGAGAACTGCATTCACGCACACATGCACAAACACACCCCCACCCACCCCTTCATGCAAAGACAAACACAATGTATGGTACTGAACAGTCAAGTACCTTTTCAACTGCATGCTCAAATAGTTCTCTTGCCCGTTCTAGCTTGGTTTTTCCATATCTTTTCACAAATTTGGAGAGGTAAGTGACCCATATATCTTTAACATGGGGGTATTTAAAGATCTTTACACCTCTTTCATACACCTTAAATGCATCCTCAAAGTATTTGTGCTCCTAAAAGGGCCAAAATAGAATCAGAAAATGTTCAGCAGCAAATAAGTTCATCATCtgtcaaaaattaaaaatgatacaTTAGCTGAATGCTATTCAGGTAGTTTACCTCAAGAAGAAAAGCATAGTTAAGTATGATTTGTGGGGTAGCTATTCTCAAATCAAGTATTCTCTCATAAACAGCACGAGTGGATTCTAACATTCCTAAGCTCTCCTCCAAATCCACATAAAAGCTCCACAGCCTCAGAGATTTATGCAACTTCATCTGCACTGGTTCATTCCCGTCAGCAGCAACTGCAAAAAGTATGTATATTAGAAACAAAGTTAATTCCAAAAGTTTCCTTCATCATCGTATGATATGTCTTGGTTCATCTAGAAATTATGAGTAGCTTCCATTGCTGCAAACAGTCAATATACATGCATATCTCCTATGACATTAGGAGATTATTCCAATACCAAATAGAAACAAATTAATCTGCtactttcaaaattaaatttcaaaaacgTGTTTAactcttttgcttttttttttttttaattccaaaACATCTGTATATGTCTTCTTATGTGTTTGTATCTTCTTATGTGTCTGTATTAATTGTAACCAAAATACTGAAACACTTGGGAGCTTACGTCCATAGCTTCAATGACCCCATAAGTTGAGACAGTGCTTGTTTGTAAAGCTTAGATATCCTTTTGCCTTTAGAAAAGGAGTTAAGGGGAAGAAAATAGGATGAGATCAAGAACTGAATTTCAGGTTTGTCTGCCACGAGATCGAAAAGCAAAATAACACAAACCAACATGTGAGTGATACAAACCATGGGTATCATACTATCATGTACCATTAATATGGGCCCATTGCCCGCCGCCAGGATACAATCCAGATCTGCATGGCCTAAATAGCCAGCTGGATGGTGTTCATTTCTATTCTTCTACAGTTCACCAGACAATGCACCATTAATATGGGCCCATTGCCCACCACCGGGATACAATCCAGATCTGCATGGCCTAAATAGGCAGCTGGATGGTGTTCAATTCTTCTACAGTCACCAGACAACCCGAACTCAATGATCAAAGGAAGTTCTAGGAAAAACTTGTCTCTCCCCAAAAGACATTTTCCAGCCTAATTTCTTCACTAAAATCAAATCGACTATATTTGACTGAAGGCAGTAAAATGTAAACCCAAAGCAAAAAAGCATCAAATTGCTGGAGTTTATTTTCTTATGaaataagttttttttaattCCCAGATCAAAACCAACTCTTTTAGGCAAGGACTCGACATGATATGGAGTTAAAAGGAGCAGAACAACTTGAATCATAACAAAAATGAAATCATTAAACAAATGAATTACCTCTCCGCTTGACCTCGACAGAGGGCTCTGCAGTTGCCCGCCTCATGAGTTCCAGTGCCTTCTTAAAGTTCTTGTGCCTCAGCATCATCTCTGCCCATTCACACCACACACTAGCCAGATTATCAACTGTCTTGTAATTCACTTGTACAGCCTTCTCAAATATCTTTGTAGCATTCTCGAGATCATTGTGGCTCTCATACAGCTTTGCAAAAGCAACCCACAATGTGTGGGGCTTCCCCACCGCTTTCATGGGATCCACAGTTCTCACTGCCTCTGTATACGTCAACACTTGCTTTGCAGGATTGCCCTCGAAAAGCTTTACTCGGCTGCATTGGCATAATGTGCAATTATTCAAAAAAGGTTTACTACAATTTTAGTATCATCAGAAAATATTTGCCAAAATAGAGTGTAAGAAAAACATATTTTTGTGATTTCAAAGTaggattttttataaattttttagcaAGAAATTGAATACTAAATGGGTTTAGGAAAATGATGATTTGAAAGGAGGGCAGACATAGTTGTCCGAGGGCTTACTTGTGCCACTCCTTCACATTGTGAGGATTCTGCCTCAAGATGACGCTGTTGAGGAGCTCCGGCCTCCTTTCCAAGAGGTTCTcgtacctagccaacctgagatcCACATCGTCATCGTCATTCAACCAGAAGCCATGAAGGAATTTCTTCGTAAGCTTCGTGATGCCATCTTTGCCATTCTCCTCGTCCTGGTCCCCCTCTTCATCCGAGCCGTCGACCGTCTCAAGCTTTGCAGATAATGCGCTCTGCTCGAACTGGGCATAGGACTCGAAGATGACGCTGAAATCCCTCACAGTAGTTACGGTGGTGAGGCCCTCCTCGAAGATGTCACGGGCCTTCTCGTAGAGCCCCCGGCGGACGTAGTAGTCGGCGAGGGACGTCCAAGGCGGCCGACCTCGTCGGTGAAGCGCCGGATGCCACCCCGGATGATGGCATCGACCTTGAGACCGGAGACCTCGGTGGCGTGGCGGGTGAGGAGGTCACAGAGCTCAAGCCAGAGCTGGTGGCGAGTCTTGCCCTTGATGGAGTGGAAGGAGTCGTCGTTGAGGACGGAGGCCAATCGCTCGGCGGCCTCCTGCCAGCGCTGGGAGGTGATGAGGAAGTCGATGAAGTCCTCGATGTGGGAGGGGTCGAAGAGGAGGTAGCGGCGGTAGACGCGAAGGGAAGTCTCGACGGGGACGCCGGGGAGGGAGACGAGGGCTAGGTAGGGGGCCCAGATGCGGTCGTGCTGGGTGACCGGGAGGGCGCGGAGGGCGCGGTCGAAGGTGCGGCGGGCGCGGGTGAGGAGGCGCTGCTCGGTGAGGGAGGTCAAGTACATGATCCAGATGCGGGGCATCTTGTGCATGGTGACGAGGGCGCGCTCGAAAGTGTTGTTGAGGGACTCGTAGGCCGGGTGGGAGATGGGGAGGGAGCGCACGAGGTCGAGGCGCTCGCGAAGGTAGGTGTGCCAGAGCTTGTAGGACCCCGGGAGGGCCTTGAGGGCGCGCTCGTAGATCACCGACCGTTTCTTGAAGGGGGCGCCGGCGCGGGCCACCAGGTAGCGCCACCACAGCTTCAAGCTGAAGGGGTTGCGGAGGATCTCCTCCTCGTAGACCAGGTCGTCCTCGCTCGGGTACAGGTCCGGCGAGATCCCCGCCTCTGACGCCAGCATCGTCGCCGCCGTCGCCATCAGAGAGAAAACCTAGAACGAGGGGAGGATGGCGGAGATGGGACGTAGAtgaaatatatatctatatgtatgcaATAAATTCCCAGGGTTTCATATACAGAAAGAGTGTGAGATAAAGCGATAGATTAATGGACGCCGGCCACCGGagcaaggaagagagagaagaagtagATTAGGGAAGAGACAGAGAGGAGGGCAGACGGATCACCGTGTCGGAGAACCGCAGGCAATGGACGGGTTCGGGCAGGGATGGACACGGATGGGATGAGAGGAGACTGGCGGCGGAGGGAAGGATCGAGCGGACGGCGGAGGGAAGAGGGACGGACTGGAAGGAGAGGAGGGCTTCCCCTGGAGCACAACGGGGGTTCGTGAAAGGAGGGAAGGTGGGCCTTCGGGGAGACTGATATGATGATGGATGGTTATGATCGAATCAGATTAGGATTGATTGGGGATTTGAAGAGATGTAGAAGATCCATAACGGACGGTTGTGATCTCAGTAAGATCGTATGTTTAATTAAGACTCCTTTGGTTCGCGTGAATTAGCGTGGGGTGGCTTCAAAGAAGTGAAATTGACAAAGAATTTTCTTATGAACATATATTTT encodes the following:
- the LOC105057065 gene encoding LOW QUALITY PROTEIN: uncharacterized protein (The sequence of the model RefSeq protein was modified relative to this genomic sequence to represent the inferred CDS: inserted 1 base in 1 codon): MATAATMLASEAGISPDLYPSEDDLVYEEEILRNPFSLKLWWRYLVARAGAPFKKRSVIYERALKALPGSYKLWHTYLRERLDLVRSLPISHPAYESLNNTFERALVTMHKMPRIWIMYLTSLTEQRLLTRARRTFDRALRALPVTQHDRIWAPYLALVSLPGVPVETSLRVYRRYLLFDPSHIEDFIDFLITSQRWQEAAERLASVLNDDSFHSIKGKTRHQLWLELCDLLTRHATEVSGLKVDAIIRGGIRRFTDEVGRXWTSLADYYVRRGLYEKARDIFEEGLTTVTTVRDFSVIFESYAQFEQSALSAKLETVDGSDEEGDQDEENGKDGITKLTKKFLHGFWLNDDDDVDLRLARYENLLERRPELLNSVILRQNPHNVKEWHNRVKLFEGNPAKQVLTYTEAVRTVDPMKAVGKPHTLWVAFAKLYESHNDLENATKIFEKAVQVNYKTVDNLASVWCEWAEMMLRHKNFKKALELMRRATAEPSVEVKRRVAADGNEPVQMKLHKSLRLWSFYVDLEESLGMLESTRAVYERILDLRIATPQIILNYAFLLEEHKYFEDAFKVYERGVKIFKYPHVKDIWVTYLSKFVKRYGKTKLERARELFEHAVEKAPAEDVKPLYLQYAKLEEDYGLAKRAMKVYDQAVKAVPNSEKLNMYEIYIARAAAFFGVPKTREIYEQAIESGLPDKDVKTMCMRYAELERNLGEIDRARAIYVFASQYADPRSDPDFWKKWKDFEIQHGNEDTFREMLRISRSVSASYSQTHFILPEYLMQKDQKLNLEEAVDTLKRAGVPEDEMAALERQLAPAPANVPASDGSRVMNFVSAGVESQPDGRKVTANNEDIELPEESDSEDENIEIAQKNVPAAVFGDLARNVAEDQDQGAAAEDNANHSNLGALERIKRQRRQ